The following are encoded in a window of uncultured Sphaerochaeta sp. genomic DNA:
- a CDS encoding right-handed parallel beta-helix repeat-containing protein produces the protein MLFRQMYMRSVFGFIGLLCLVFMVSCSPDTPRVIPVEQISISSDVDYVVEGETLQLHAVVTPSNATDDSLTWSVDNGTGRAIIEQSGLLTPIEVGSVTVKVAANDDSGVIGEKAISIISDVTIVKELLENATYSAVQDEVSNQEIATLKAENLVHVVLEQRDDISFEINTEEFTAAVAGDAENPDGIDGFLMFTVTVQNGIEQSTSTEVITLPIFAREYDPARDSADILTAKQAIEESFPIEVSQEEAGDQIDALAKVESFIETLGVDALKGTEREITNVTYTAPTAGTFDKPAGTDGSLLFAVSISKGNGEPQITAELTMTIAADPYYATEDDRDIDLTRRAIEGKEYGVGQEAAVDEEGAINTAQSLVHELGEELYDTEILLNAGTFTAAVEGSPSNQEGTEGSYTFTVTISKGVGTPVTTKELTMVITANAYDATKDNEDIAAARSAIESVESFTATQEQAPDMDGAIATAQALINDLEDALYDTTAVVVAEEFIEATEGTTEDPDGVNGSFTFTVNINKGGGAQQVTEVLTMSITATKYEISEDYIWEGDLSENTTWSGVVQVNNVTVPQGITLTIEPGTIVKFKSDRGYINLDKGGLQVAGGTLIAEGTPAEQIFFTADYEREGYEYAINGDWFGITLEDTNDSILDYTVVEYAEIGVEQFESSVTISNSVIRWNNTEGLYAEQSSPTIINNTLYQNGYHEIALEQFNTNVLIENNYFRDGHVGVHFENSEGIVEGNIFANYHMHALTAGMNSEVTVRNNTLYNIGNVPILNTEDPDGESPNDESITQITESNNTEVSTEPAGLSFDYTVPTDYDLGYRPATEGDEYLYVYDAIDSTREVTRKMGAGENLGFGWALHYYDGYLWRFSIGDGEFGEGLDFIRIAFDEIGITEVTKMGTDWVVNPRGLTHDGQYFYINDFSEKKIYRFTSPENISDGEMVTEYSSIDIPNAEDGGTMGLTYDGEKLLLPSRDQSVLYRIDFDDPTNFTKITLPTTLGNDIAWHDGYFWSVASGKGLGKFEINSNQATLVGSIYPVAYDAWAITSNGEVGEDARLWTLQKTCELWDDDKLFEIKPLGPTL, from the coding sequence TTGCTGTTTCGTCAGATGTACATGAGAAGTGTTTTTGGTTTCATCGGTCTATTGTGCTTGGTGTTCATGGTCTCATGTAGTCCTGATACTCCTAGGGTTATTCCAGTCGAGCAAATCAGCATATCCAGTGATGTTGACTACGTAGTTGAAGGGGAGACCCTTCAGCTGCATGCTGTAGTCACTCCCTCTAATGCCACAGATGATTCGCTCACTTGGTCTGTAGATAATGGTACCGGTAGAGCGATTATCGAGCAAAGTGGTCTTCTTACTCCCATAGAAGTTGGTAGTGTGACAGTAAAAGTAGCAGCCAATGATGATTCTGGAGTAATTGGGGAAAAAGCAATCTCCATCATTTCTGATGTCACTATAGTAAAAGAGCTATTGGAAAATGCTACCTACTCAGCTGTACAAGATGAGGTTTCAAACCAAGAGATAGCGACCCTAAAAGCTGAGAATCTTGTCCACGTGGTTCTTGAACAACGAGACGATATTTCCTTTGAGATAAATACAGAAGAATTCACAGCTGCGGTGGCTGGTGATGCTGAAAATCCAGATGGAATCGATGGTTTCCTCATGTTCACAGTGACTGTTCAGAATGGAATAGAACAATCCACCTCTACCGAAGTTATTACCTTGCCGATTTTTGCCCGGGAGTATGATCCAGCAAGAGATAGTGCTGATATCCTTACGGCAAAGCAAGCAATTGAGGAATCCTTTCCTATCGAGGTAAGTCAAGAAGAAGCAGGTGACCAAATAGATGCTTTAGCGAAGGTAGAATCATTCATTGAGACACTGGGAGTAGATGCTCTTAAAGGAACAGAGAGAGAAATCACGAACGTTACCTATACTGCTCCTACAGCAGGTACTTTTGATAAACCTGCTGGAACAGATGGTTCTCTGCTTTTTGCTGTCAGCATTAGTAAGGGAAATGGGGAGCCCCAGATTACCGCAGAATTAACCATGACGATCGCAGCTGATCCTTACTACGCAACGGAAGATGACAGAGATATCGACCTCACAAGGCGAGCCATTGAAGGAAAAGAGTATGGTGTAGGCCAAGAGGCAGCAGTGGATGAGGAGGGTGCTATCAACACTGCTCAGTCGCTGGTACATGAGCTAGGTGAGGAACTGTATGATACTGAGATTCTGCTTAATGCAGGTACTTTCACCGCTGCAGTAGAAGGCAGCCCTTCCAATCAAGAAGGTACTGAAGGTTCCTATACTTTCACGGTGACCATTAGTAAAGGAGTAGGTACTCCTGTTACCACAAAAGAACTCACTATGGTCATAACTGCAAATGCCTATGATGCAACGAAGGATAATGAAGATATTGCTGCTGCAAGAAGTGCGATAGAAAGCGTAGAGTCATTTACTGCAACACAGGAACAAGCTCCTGATATGGATGGGGCAATTGCTACTGCTCAAGCTTTGATAAATGACTTGGAAGACGCCCTTTATGATACGACCGCTGTTGTAGTTGCTGAAGAATTTATTGAAGCCACAGAAGGAACAACAGAAGATCCAGATGGAGTGAATGGTTCCTTTACCTTTACGGTCAACATCAACAAGGGAGGAGGAGCTCAACAGGTTACAGAAGTACTCACGATGAGTATTACTGCTACAAAGTATGAAATATCAGAGGATTATATATGGGAAGGAGACCTATCTGAAAATACTACTTGGTCAGGAGTGGTACAGGTTAATAACGTAACGGTCCCTCAAGGTATAACACTAACAATCGAACCAGGGACAATAGTAAAATTCAAATCTGACCGTGGGTATATAAATCTGGATAAAGGAGGCCTCCAGGTAGCAGGTGGTACCCTGATTGCAGAAGGAACCCCAGCTGAGCAAATCTTCTTCACTGCAGACTACGAGAGGGAAGGGTATGAATATGCCATAAACGGAGATTGGTTTGGCATTACGCTGGAAGATACGAATGACTCGATTCTTGACTACACTGTAGTGGAGTATGCAGAAATCGGGGTAGAGCAGTTTGAGTCTTCCGTTACCATATCGAACTCAGTAATCCGTTGGAATAATACCGAGGGGCTCTATGCAGAGCAGTCCTCTCCTACGATCATCAACAACACCCTGTATCAGAATGGGTATCACGAGATTGCACTTGAGCAGTTCAATACCAATGTTCTTATAGAAAACAACTACTTCAGAGATGGTCATGTAGGAGTACACTTTGAAAACAGTGAGGGAATCGTAGAAGGTAATATCTTTGCAAACTACCATATGCATGCACTTACCGCTGGAATGAACTCTGAAGTAACGGTACGAAATAACACACTCTATAATATCGGTAATGTACCAATACTGAACACGGAAGATCCTGATGGGGAGTCCCCGAATGATGAGAGTATCACTCAAATAACTGAATCAAATAATACTGAAGTTTCTACGGAACCTGCTGGCCTAAGTTTTGATTACACTGTTCCAACAGACTATGATCTTGGTTATCGTCCTGCTACTGAGGGAGATGAATACCTCTATGTGTATGATGCAATTGATTCTACTCGTGAGGTGACCAGAAAAATGGGCGCAGGAGAGAATCTTGGCTTCGGCTGGGCTCTCCATTATTACGACGGTTATCTCTGGCGATTCAGCATTGGCGACGGGGAGTTCGGGGAAGGCTTGGATTTCATCCGAATCGCATTTGATGAGATTGGCATCACCGAAGTGACCAAGATGGGAACAGACTGGGTTGTAAACCCCAGAGGGCTTACCCATGATGGACAGTACTTCTACATCAATGATTTCAGTGAGAAGAAAATCTACCGTTTTACTTCGCCTGAGAACATTTCTGATGGTGAAATGGTAACAGAGTATTCTTCCATTGATATTCCCAATGCTGAAGATGGTGGAACCATGGGCCTGACCTATGATGGGGAGAAACTTCTCCTGCCCAGTCGTGATCAATCTGTGCTGTATCGAATTGATTTCGATGACCCTACCAATTTTACTAAAATTACCTTGCCTACCACCCTTGGAAATGACATCGCCTGGCATGATGGCTATTTCTGGAGTGTAGCCTCGGGGAAGGGGTTGGGTAAGTTTGAGATCAACAGTAACCAAGCTACCTTGGTTGGAAGCATCTACCCAGTTGCCTATGACGCTTGGGCAATCACCTCCAATGGGGAAGTGGGGGAAGATGCACGTCTTTGGACTCTCCAGAAGACCTGTGAGCTTTGGGATGATGACAAACTCTTTGAGATCAAACCATTGGGTCCAACCCTCTAA